One Pecten maximus chromosome 7, xPecMax1.1, whole genome shotgun sequence genomic window carries:
- the LOC117331192 gene encoding uncharacterized protein LOC117331192: MPQVKTTPRKPGLVCPLCSERLPSNEEWTVHLVKCGTNARDKKKFECDQCNFVTEKNVCLKRHVERKHPICNELDEQDPGSVLDILGYVSEDEPEPPSKISKQGEMVTIRKPCRPQPVYTPRQPSIHKNSERVSDSAATSVTGSAREQEVQTREFGTQLGNIKTFVDAAVQTNLFSHRRTVKTTSTYMEDGKSVVRVEEEEWFD; the protein is encoded by the coding sequence ATGCCTCAAGTTAAGACAACTCCTAGGAAGCCAGGTTTAGTGTGTCCACTGTGCTCGGAGAGACTCCCTTCTAATGAGGAATGGACAGTTCATTTAGTGAAGTGCGGTACAAATGCAAGAGATAAGAAAAAGTTTGAATGCGACCAATGCAACTTTGTCACAGAGAAGAATGTATGTCTGAAAAGACATGTGGAAAGGAAACATCCAATATGCAATGAACTGGATGAACAGGATCCAGGGAGTGTGCTAGACATACTGGGGTATGTGTCTGAAGATGAACCTGAACCTCCATCCAAGATATCCAAGCAAGGTGAGATGGTCACTATCAGAAAGCCGTGCCGCCCACAGCCGGTATATACACCAAGACAGCCAAGCATTCATAAGAACTCTGAACGTGTCTCAGATAGTGCTGCTACATCCGTCACAGGTAGTGCACGGGAGCAGGAGGTGCAGACCAGGGAGTTCGGGACCCAGTTGGGTAACATTAAAACTTTTGTGGACGCGGCCGTACAAACGAACCTTTTCAGTCACAGACGAACCGTAAAGACAACATCCACGTATATGGAGGATGGGAAGTCGGTGGTGAGAGTTGAAGAAGAGGAATGGTTCGATTAA